The proteins below are encoded in one region of Brachyspira intermedia PWS/A:
- a CDS encoding HPr family phosphocarrier protein, producing MTEFKYTINNISNIHARPLSELAKIAKDSNCEVSVKKGENLKDLKKIIGLIQLKLKVGDEVDVIINGNDDDLENTAKENIYNFFKLNF from the coding sequence ATGACAGAGTTTAAATATACTATTAATAATATAAGTAATATACATGCCAGACCTTTAAGCGAACTTGCAAAAATAGCTAAAGACAGTAATTGTGAAGTGTCAGTAAAAAAAGGTGAAAATTTGAAAGACTTGAAAAAGATTATAGGGCTTATACAGTTAAAATTGAAAGTAGGGGATGAAGTGGATGTAATTATCAATGGTAATGATGATGATTTAGAGAATACTGCAAAAGAAAATATATATAATTTTTTTAAGCTGAATTTTTGA
- the purH gene encoding bifunctional phosphoribosylaminoimidazolecarboxamide formyltransferase/IMP cyclohydrolase, giving the protein MIKRALISVFYKDGILDFAKFLTSKNVEIVSTGGTYKYLKENNIPVIEVAEVTGAKEMLDGRVKTLDPKIHGAILAIRDNPVHMETIKERGITPIDMVIVNLYPFFEKVQDDNLKFEEKIEFIDIGGPTMLRSAAKSFKDVVVISDVKDYDLVKSEMEKGEVSFETKKYLASKVFNLTSAYDAAVSEFMFNSLESKEGKKLNYLNMSYALQEELRYGENPHQGASYYISTTDKGSMKDFEQLNGKELSFNNIRDMDIALKIVLEFDEAKKEYACSAIKHSTPCGAALGSSVLEAYNRTYECDPTSIFGGIVAFNSTVDEATAKELIKIFLEIVIAKDFTPEALEVLKSKKNLRVIKYKTNTNDKINLVKVDGGLLVQDEDNTLIEDYKVVTEKKPTEEEMKNLIFGMKVVKYAKSNAIVVIKDFMAKGIGSGQTNRIWACEDALERAGDGVVMASDAFFPFRDVVDACAKYNIKAIIQPGGSMRDQESIDACNEHGIAMVFTGIRHFKH; this is encoded by the coding sequence ATGATTAAAAGAGCATTAATATCTGTATTCTATAAAGATGGAATATTAGACTTTGCCAAGTTTTTAACTTCAAAGAATGTGGAAATAGTTTCTACAGGCGGAACTTATAAATATTTAAAAGAAAATAATATACCTGTGATAGAGGTTGCTGAAGTTACAGGGGCTAAAGAAATGCTTGATGGAAGAGTAAAAACTTTAGATCCAAAAATACATGGTGCAATTCTAGCTATAAGAGATAATCCTGTTCATATGGAAACTATTAAAGAGAGAGGAATAACTCCTATAGATATGGTAATAGTTAATCTTTATCCTTTCTTTGAAAAAGTACAAGATGATAATTTGAAATTTGAAGAAAAGATTGAGTTTATTGATATAGGCGGTCCTACTATGCTTCGTTCTGCTGCTAAGTCTTTCAAAGATGTTGTGGTTATAAGCGATGTTAAAGATTATGATTTAGTAAAAAGCGAAATGGAAAAAGGCGAAGTTAGCTTTGAAACAAAAAAATATTTAGCTTCTAAAGTATTCAATTTAACTTCTGCTTATGATGCTGCTGTTTCTGAATTTATGTTTAATTCATTAGAAAGTAAGGAAGGCAAAAAACTTAATTATTTGAATATGTCTTATGCATTACAGGAAGAATTAAGATACGGAGAAAATCCTCATCAGGGAGCAAGCTATTATATTTCTACTACAGATAAAGGATCTATGAAAGATTTTGAACAATTAAATGGAAAAGAGCTTTCATTTAATAATATCAGAGATATGGATATAGCTTTGAAAATAGTATTAGAATTTGATGAAGCTAAAAAAGAATATGCTTGTTCTGCTATAAAACATTCTACTCCTTGCGGTGCTGCTTTAGGAAGCAGTGTATTAGAAGCTTATAATAGAACTTATGAATGCGATCCTACTTCTATATTCGGCGGAATAGTAGCTTTCAATAGCACAGTAGATGAGGCAACTGCAAAAGAACTCATAAAAATATTCTTGGAAATTGTTATTGCTAAAGACTTTACTCCTGAAGCTTTAGAAGTATTAAAAAGCAAAAAGAATTTAAGAGTTATAAAATATAAAACTAATACTAATGATAAAATTAATCTTGTTAAAGTTGACGGCGGATTACTTGTACAAGATGAAGACAATACTTTAATAGAAGATTATAAAGTTGTAACAGAGAAAAAACCTACTGAAGAAGAAATGAAGAATTTAATATTCGGAATGAAGGTTGTAAAATATGCTAAATCAAATGCTATAGTAGTAATAAAAGACTTTATGGCTAAAGGTATAGGAAGCGGACAGACCAACAGAATTTGGGCTTGCGAAGATGCTTTAGAGAGAGCAGGCGATGGGGTAGTTATGGCATCTGATGCTTTCTTCCCATTCAGAGATGTTGTTGATGCTTGTGCTAAATACAATATTAAAGCTATAATTCAGCCTGGTGGTTCTATGAGAGATCAGGAATCAATAGATGCTTGTAATGAACATGGTATTGCTATGGTATTTACTGGTATAAGACATTTTAAACATTAA
- a CDS encoding rhodanese-like domain-containing protein — MNNTLTLIIGLILTFIILSAVRKIIFNIRSKGKFKNINVNDAVSIYKNNKNIGLIDVRSYMEVQQSGYIKNSVNIPLDDSKFNEKMSKLDKNKEYIVYCASGSRSGTACMRMYKLGFTNINNLTHAGYFQLSSYLK, encoded by the coding sequence ATGAATAATACTTTAACTTTAATAATAGGTCTTATATTAACATTTATAATATTAAGTGCCGTGAGAAAAATAATATTCAATATAAGAAGCAAAGGTAAATTTAAAAACATAAATGTAAATGATGCTGTTTCAATCTATAAGAATAATAAAAATATAGGTTTAATAGATGTAAGAAGTTATATGGAAGTTCAGCAAAGCGGATACATAAAAAACAGTGTCAATATTCCTTTAGATGATTCTAAATTCAATGAGAAAATGTCAAAATTAGATAAAAACAAAGAGTATATAGTTTATTGTGCAAGCGGAAGCCGTTCTGGTACAGCTTGTATGCGTATGTATAAATTGGGATTTACAAATATTAATAATCTTACTCATGCAGGATATTTTCAGCTTTCATCGTATTTAAAATAA
- a CDS encoding PTS sugar transporter subunit IIC: MNDRIINYIENKITPIAAKLSNNRYLKSIKDSFDYVTPFLIVGSFILLIFNLPLKNENSFIYMSWYDNFSTTFSGHFIQIFNVSMGLLSLFVAYGIGYSLAGSYSLSSVTGGFLSLFAFLLISVKANTLSVAGDFTNIFLAEAGSNINVLDARFLDAKGIFSAIIGGIISIEIYRFLVSKKITIKLPDSVPPAIAKSFEIIIPIAVVGILFQIINIIIQKNMTMLTSNLIDNIMSPLLSKSDSLVLVIILLLIIHILWFVGIHGANVINAIISIVTLSNLALNQAALQAGEALPKIVAGEFFNVYVYIGGAGATLGLAISMALSKNEHLKSIGKISIIPGLFNINEPIMFGTPIIMNPILFIPFICVPIINAIIAYTVLKVGIVGKIIALIPWTTPGPLGALIASNFNIPAMILSLCLVFLSYLIYTPFINAYAKTLQDNK; encoded by the coding sequence ATGAATGATAGAATTATTAATTATATAGAAAATAAAATAACTCCAATTGCAGCTAAATTATCCAATAACAGATATCTTAAATCTATAAAAGATTCATTTGATTATGTTACACCATTTTTAATAGTAGGATCTTTCATACTTTTAATATTTAACTTACCTCTTAAAAATGAAAATAGCTTTATATATATGTCTTGGTATGATAATTTCAGTACTACATTTTCAGGGCATTTCATTCAAATATTCAATGTAAGTATGGGATTATTATCATTGTTTGTAGCTTATGGTATTGGATATTCTTTGGCGGGATCTTACAGTTTAAGCAGTGTTACAGGAGGTTTCTTATCTTTATTTGCTTTTTTACTTATATCAGTTAAAGCTAATACATTATCTGTTGCTGGAGATTTTACTAATATATTTTTAGCAGAAGCAGGAAGCAATATAAATGTACTAGATGCAAGATTTTTAGATGCTAAGGGAATATTCTCGGCAATAATAGGTGGAATAATATCAATAGAAATTTATAGATTCTTAGTAAGTAAAAAAATAACTATAAAACTTCCTGATTCTGTACCTCCTGCAATAGCAAAATCATTTGAAATAATAATACCTATAGCTGTTGTGGGAATATTATTCCAAATCATAAATATAATAATACAGAAAAATATGACTATGTTAACTTCTAATTTGATAGATAATATAATGTCTCCTTTATTATCAAAATCAGATAGTTTAGTGTTGGTAATAATACTTCTTTTAATTATACATATATTATGGTTTGTAGGTATACATGGTGCTAATGTGATCAATGCTATAATCAGTATAGTAACATTATCAAATTTAGCTTTGAACCAGGCGGCTTTACAGGCAGGAGAGGCTTTACCTAAAATAGTAGCAGGTGAATTCTTTAATGTTTATGTATATATAGGAGGAGCAGGTGCTACATTAGGTTTGGCAATATCTATGGCATTAAGTAAAAATGAACATTTGAAATCTATAGGAAAAATTTCCATAATACCAGGATTATTCAATATAAATGAACCTATTATGTTTGGCACACCTATTATTATGAATCCTATACTTTTTATCCCTTTTATATGTGTGCCAATAATCAATGCTATAATAGCTTATACGGTTTTAAAAGTGGGTATTGTAGGAAAAATTATAGCTCTTATTCCATGGACAACACCAGGACCATTAGGTGCTTTGATAGCTTCAAATTTCAATATTCCTGCTATGATTTTAAGTTTATGTTTAGTATTCTTATCATACTTAATATACACTCCTTTTATAAATGCTTATGCTAAAACTTTACAAGATAATAAATAA
- a CDS encoding TenA family protein translates to MKFSEMVWKRNQDLYNKIINTNFNKELMDGSLDKKKFAYYIEQDSLYLKYYSKALAIISSKIHNVDYALVFLKSSINSYIVEEEIVHKYFRDTFKFENTNKITTANLGYTSFLINTAHTEAFETAASSILPCFWIYNELGKYIKANAEVENNPYKKWIDTYADEEFSKATEYMIKILDNLYDNASDVVKEKMIAVFDIAFIWEYRFWNDAYNLDDFHNV, encoded by the coding sequence ATGAAATTTTCAGAAATGGTGTGGAAAAGAAATCAAGATCTATACAATAAAATAATAAATACAAATTTTAATAAAGAACTTATGGATGGAAGTTTAGACAAGAAAAAATTTGCATACTATATAGAACAAGATAGTTTATATTTGAAATATTATTCTAAAGCTTTAGCTATAATTTCTTCAAAAATACACAATGTTGATTATGCATTAGTTTTTTTGAAATCATCTATAAACTCTTATATAGTAGAAGAAGAAATTGTACATAAATATTTCAGAGATACTTTCAAATTTGAAAATACAAATAAAATCACAACTGCTAATTTAGGATATACAAGTTTTCTTATTAATACTGCTCATACTGAAGCCTTTGAAACTGCTGCATCATCTATACTTCCTTGTTTTTGGATATATAACGAATTGGGTAAATACATAAAAGCAAATGCAGAAGTTGAAAATAATCCATATAAAAAATGGATTGATACTTATGCAGACGAAGAGTTCTCTAAAGCAACCGAATATATGATTAAAATCCTTGATAATTTATATGATAATGCCTCTGATGTTGTAAAAGAAAAAATGATAGCTGTTTTTGATATAGCTTTTATATGGGAATATAGATTTTGGAATGATGCTTATAATTTAGATGATTTCCATAATGTATAA
- a CDS encoding PTS lactose/cellobiose transporter subunit IIA produces the protein MTQDYETFMEENVFPIIALAGESKSLAYEALRLAKENKFEESDKKMQEADKLLLESHQYQTDLISKEANGESFVINLLFIHAQDHLMTAISEKNLIKELIDILKINHK, from the coding sequence ATGACACAAGATTATGAAACATTTATGGAAGAAAATGTATTTCCTATTATAGCATTAGCTGGAGAAAGTAAGAGTTTAGCTTATGAGGCTTTAAGACTTGCTAAAGAAAATAAATTTGAAGAATCTGATAAAAAAATGCAGGAAGCTGATAAATTATTACTAGAGTCTCATCAATACCAAACTGATTTAATATCAAAAGAAGCTAATGGTGAAAGTTTTGTAATAAACTTACTTTTTATACATGCTCAGGATCATTTAATGACTGCAATAAGTGAAAAAAACTTAATAAAAGAACTTATTGACATATTAAAAATTAACCATAAATAA
- a CDS encoding PTS sugar transporter subunit IIB: MKKILLLCSAGMSTSMIVKKMQDKAKADNIDAEIEAASVSRFEELADSYDIFLLGPQVKYLKDELVKKANAKGKPLDVIDFKDYGKMDGAKILDFALNLTL; this comes from the coding sequence ATGAAAAAGATTTTACTTTTATGTTCTGCTGGAATGTCTACCAGTATGATAGTCAAAAAGATGCAGGATAAAGCTAAAGCCGACAATATTGATGCTGAAATAGAAGCTGCAAGCGTTTCAAGATTTGAAGAATTAGCAGACAGTTATGATATATTTTTATTAGGTCCTCAAGTTAAATACCTAAAAGATGAATTGGTTAAAAAAGCTAATGCTAAAGGAAAACCTTTAGATGTTATAGATTTTAAAGATTATGGAAAAATGGATGGAGCTAAAATATTAGACTTTGCTTTAAACTTGACATTATAA
- a CDS encoding BglG family transcription antiterminator, with the protein MNVKYIKEILSSLSADSYITAEALSKQLNVSEKTIRTKVKEINYELQKLNIKIESKPRYGYKLICDNYDNFKSIDLISNINNDMDYRIKIIFKYLIELDSEYIKSDDICDSLDISKTTLTNILKIMEYNLKYHNLKLERRPNYGIKLIGNEFDIRNFIICNYLNDFLYENNMNEKLIGIIINFLNKYEIKFSEINLENFIQYINVSINRIKNNKFICDCENDIVKDIAEEIRLSEELINQIQNEIDIEFNDTEILFIAIHIASKNLFSINENYNSVIQDKFSDIIDKMLDMVYKNLKIDLRNNFNLILLLNQHMIPLDIRIRYNIFQKNPMLNDIKNNYSLSFLLASESAAILKDYYNKDISEDEIGYLALLFQIGLEETVESINKMNILIVCGSGKTTSNLLVTKYRKEFNDYIENIYAADLIGLKEFDFSKVDYVFSTVPINLKLPVPIVYISNFLKSDDIINVKNTFESLNRNIILDYYKEEMFTTDIKGDTKEEIIKNICEEIKKYKSIPDNFYELVMKREQLAETDIGNLVAIPHPIEVVTKDTFVYVAVLDKPILWQKNNVQVVFLISVSNNNDDLKNFYEYTINFLLNENSVKKLIENKTFENLIFLIKSNSE; encoded by the coding sequence ATGAATGTTAAGTATATAAAAGAAATATTATCATCGTTGTCGGCCGATTCATATATAACTGCTGAAGCCTTATCAAAACAATTAAATGTCAGCGAAAAAACAATTAGAACAAAAGTTAAAGAAATTAATTATGAATTGCAGAAACTTAATATAAAGATAGAATCTAAACCAAGATATGGATATAAATTGATATGCGATAACTATGATAATTTTAAATCTATAGATTTAATATCAAATATTAATAATGATATGGATTATAGAATTAAGATAATTTTCAAATATTTAATAGAATTAGATAGCGAATATATAAAATCTGATGATATATGCGATTCTTTGGATATATCTAAAACTACTTTAACAAATATATTAAAGATTATGGAGTATAATTTAAAATATCATAATCTTAAACTTGAAAGAAGACCTAATTACGGAATTAAATTGATAGGTAATGAATTTGATATAAGAAATTTTATAATATGCAATTATTTAAATGATTTCTTATATGAAAATAATATGAATGAAAAATTAATAGGAATAATTATAAATTTCCTTAATAAATATGAAATAAAATTTTCAGAAATTAATTTAGAAAATTTTATTCAGTACATCAATGTTTCAATAAATAGAATAAAGAATAATAAATTTATATGTGATTGTGAAAATGATATTGTTAAAGATATAGCTGAAGAAATAAGATTATCAGAAGAATTAATAAATCAGATACAAAATGAAATTGATATAGAGTTTAATGATACTGAAATTCTATTTATAGCCATACATATAGCTTCGAAGAATTTATTTTCTATTAATGAAAATTATAATTCTGTGATACAGGATAAATTTTCAGATATAATTGATAAAATGCTTGATATGGTTTATAAGAATTTAAAAATAGATTTAAGGAATAATTTCAATTTGATACTTCTTTTAAATCAGCATATGATACCTTTGGATATAAGGATAAGGTATAATATATTTCAAAAAAATCCTATGCTTAATGATATAAAAAATAATTATAGTCTTTCATTTTTATTAGCTTCAGAAAGTGCTGCAATATTGAAAGATTATTATAATAAAGATATATCAGAAGATGAAATAGGATATTTAGCATTATTGTTTCAAATAGGATTAGAAGAAACGGTAGAAAGCATAAATAAAATGAATATATTAATAGTATGCGGAAGTGGTAAAACAACTTCAAATTTACTTGTTACAAAATACAGAAAAGAATTTAATGATTATATAGAAAATATCTATGCGGCGGATTTAATAGGATTAAAGGAGTTTGATTTTTCTAAAGTGGATTATGTTTTTTCTACTGTTCCTATTAATTTGAAACTTCCTGTTCCAATAGTTTATATAAGTAATTTTTTAAAAAGCGATGATATTATTAATGTTAAAAATACATTTGAATCTTTAAATAGAAATATTATTTTAGACTATTATAAAGAAGAAATGTTTACAACTGATATAAAAGGAGATACTAAAGAAGAAATAATAAAAAATATATGTGAAGAGATAAAAAAATATAAAAGTATACCTGATAATTTTTATGAATTGGTTATGAAAAGGGAACAATTAGCAGAAACTGATATTGGTAATTTAGTAGCAATACCTCACCCTATAGAGGTTGTTACAAAAGATACATTTGTTTATGTTGCGGTATTAGATAAGCCTATATTATGGCAGAAGAATAATGTTCAGGTAGTATTTTTAATTTCTGTATCGAATAACAATGATGATTTGAAAAATTTTTATGAATACACTATTAATTTTCTTCTCAATGAAAATAGTGTGAAAAAGTTAATAGAGAATAAAACTTTTGAGAATCTAATTTTCCTTATTAAAAGTAATTCAGAATAA
- a CDS encoding peptide ABC transporter substrate-binding protein has protein sequence MTSKQKFIILLILFVFFISCKKQIKNIKDEITVNLGYELNTIDPALNDETYGYIYINHAFEGLLNKDLNGNIVGGVADKWEISDDSLTYTFHLRDNAKWSDGKKVTADDFVYSYRRAVDPKTASPLSYLMEYIKNAKDIIRGKQPIENLGVNAIDENTLTIELEAPTLYFTDILASGGVYMPVRKDIIEKYGDDWTWNPETYIGNGAYKMVERKPDELLAFEINTNYWNYTNQVAKRINFVLIADEYISLNAVRTGDVDFSINAPPIGEIENLIKENLMAVSDIIGVYYLDLNNKDKALSDKRVRKALSLAIDRNYIVSNIGYGKLIPAEAFVPPVVKGLEKSFRDESSNYIIANNYSNNVEEAKKLLVEAGYPNGENFPMLEVKVSSGFYTTVLEAIQQMWKNTLNIDVIVRTEESKITLPFRESGNYQMARTSWTGDYNDPLTMLQIMTSYSDINYGEFSNARYDSLIEFATTATNAQKRMEALKEAESILFDEVPIIPFIYRTDFLIVNPKLKNYVDEPLGRYKFNYAYLEE, from the coding sequence ATGACTTCAAAACAAAAATTTATTATTCTATTAATTTTATTTGTATTTTTTATATCATGTAAAAAACAAATAAAAAATATCAAAGATGAAATCACTGTGAATTTGGGCTATGAACTTAATACTATAGACCCCGCTTTGAATGATGAAACATACGGATATATTTATATTAATCATGCATTCGAGGGACTACTCAATAAAGATTTAAATGGAAACATTGTAGGAGGTGTTGCAGATAAATGGGAAATAAGCGATGACAGTCTTACATACACATTTCATTTAAGAGATAATGCAAAATGGAGCGATGGAAAAAAAGTTACAGCTGATGATTTTGTATATTCTTATAGAAGAGCCGTTGATCCAAAAACGGCATCACCTTTAAGCTATTTAATGGAATATATAAAAAATGCAAAAGATATAATAAGAGGCAAACAGCCAATAGAAAATCTCGGAGTAAATGCTATAGATGAAAATACTCTCACAATAGAACTTGAAGCACCTACCCTATACTTTACTGATATATTAGCTTCCGGAGGAGTTTATATGCCAGTAAGAAAGGATATAATAGAAAAATACGGTGATGATTGGACTTGGAATCCTGAAACTTATATTGGAAATGGTGCATACAAAATGGTAGAAAGGAAGCCTGATGAATTGCTTGCTTTTGAAATAAATACTAATTATTGGAATTATACTAATCAAGTAGCTAAAAGAATTAATTTTGTTTTAATAGCTGATGAATATATATCACTTAATGCTGTAAGAACTGGAGATGTTGATTTCTCAATAAATGCACCTCCTATTGGAGAGATAGAAAATTTGATAAAAGAAAACTTAATGGCTGTAAGCGATATTATAGGAGTTTATTATTTGGATTTAAACAATAAAGATAAAGCATTATCAGATAAAAGAGTAAGAAAAGCATTATCTCTTGCAATAGACAGAAACTATATAGTATCAAATATAGGATATGGTAAATTAATACCTGCAGAGGCATTTGTTCCTCCTGTGGTAAAAGGACTTGAAAAATCCTTTAGAGATGAAAGCAGTAACTATATAATAGCTAATAATTATAGTAATAATGTAGAAGAAGCAAAAAAATTATTAGTCGAAGCAGGATATCCTAATGGTGAAAATTTTCCTATGCTTGAAGTAAAAGTTTCATCTGGTTTTTATACTACAGTTTTGGAAGCTATTCAACAGATGTGGAAAAACACTCTCAATATAGATGTAATAGTGAGAACAGAGGAATCAAAAATTACTTTGCCTTTCAGAGAATCCGGAAATTATCAAATGGCTAGAACAAGCTGGACAGGTGATTATAATGACCCACTTACAATGCTTCAAATTATGACTAGCTACAGCGATATAAATTACGGAGAATTTTCAAATGCCAGATATGATTCTTTAATAGAGTTTGCTACTACTGCCACAAATGCACAAAAAAGAATGGAAGCTTTGAAAGAAGCTGAATCAATACTATTTGATGAAGTTCCTATTATACCATTTATATATAGAACAGATTTTTTAATAGTTAATCCTAAATTAAAAAATTATGTTGATGAGCCTTTGGGAAGATATAAATTTAATTATGCTTATTTAGAAGAATGA
- a CDS encoding DUF871 domain-containing protein yields MKELGISIYPFHSKMEDNKSYIDLASKYGFTRCFMCLLSVDRSKDEIINEFSDIINYAKEKGIKTTLDISPAVFKHLDIDYKNLDFFHKLGAWAVRLDLGFTGNEESLMTYNEYDLKIELNMSNDTNYLDNIMKYYPNTDNLIGCYNFYPHAYTGLDRTLFKSSMKRFKKYSISSSAFVNAKEATFGPWPVSDGICTLEEHRNMPIDVQAMELFALGVDCVFIANCYADENTLKTLYNMDKRLITFKAELVNSIPKEEKSIVLDMLHQNRLDASADVIRSSDTRAKYKGHNFKLFNAVSDIKRGDILIDSSEYGSYTGEMQIALKDLKNTGRTNIVGRIKDEYLFLLDYISPAKRFIIRE; encoded by the coding sequence ATGAAAGAGTTAGGAATATCTATTTACCCTTTTCACTCAAAAATGGAAGATAATAAATCTTATATAGATTTAGCTTCTAAATATGGATTTACTAGATGTTTTATGTGCCTACTTTCAGTAGACAGATCTAAAGATGAAATAATAAATGAATTTTCAGATATTATAAATTATGCCAAAGAAAAGGGTATAAAAACTACTTTAGATATATCTCCGGCTGTATTCAAACATTTAGATATAGATTATAAAAATCTTGACTTTTTTCATAAATTGGGAGCTTGGGCTGTAAGATTAGATTTAGGCTTTACAGGTAATGAAGAAAGTTTAATGACATACAATGAATACGATTTAAAAATAGAATTAAATATGAGCAATGATACAAATTATCTTGACAACATAATGAAATATTATCCTAATACAGATAATTTGATAGGCTGTTATAATTTCTATCCTCATGCATATACAGGACTAGACAGAACACTTTTTAAAAGCAGTATGAAACGTTTTAAAAAATATTCTATAAGTTCATCGGCATTTGTTAATGCAAAAGAAGCTACTTTTGGACCTTGGCCTGTAAGTGATGGTATTTGCACATTAGAAGAACATAGAAATATGCCTATAGATGTGCAGGCTATGGAATTATTTGCTCTTGGTGTTGATTGTGTATTCATTGCTAACTGTTATGCAGATGAAAATACTTTAAAAACATTATATAATATGGATAAAAGATTAATAACTTTTAAAGCAGAATTAGTTAACTCGATTCCCAAAGAAGAAAAAAGTATAGTATTGGATATGCTTCATCAAAACAGATTAGATGCTTCTGCTGATGTTATAAGATCTTCAGATACAAGGGCAAAATATAAGGGACATAATTTCAAACTATTTAATGCTGTTTCAGATATAAAAAGAGGCGATATATTAATAGACTCATCAGAATATGGAAGTTATACTGGAGAAATGCAGATAGCTTTGAAAGATTTAAAAAATACCGGAAGAACTAATATAGTAGGCAGAATTAAAGATGAATATTTATTTCTGCTAGACTATATAAGTCCGGCTAAAAGATTTATTATAAGAGAATAA